In a single window of the Acetivibrio clariflavus DSM 19732 genome:
- a CDS encoding copper amine oxidase N-terminal domain-containing protein — translation MRKLIFCLTVFLFSIITFTSVSSAAQSITETPDVKIVIEGKNVIYNDVTINVEGRIMLPLREVLTNLGVKNDYEHIIWDNAKKSVTVKKDDKVIYLEAGNTIATVNGEEFTVDVPPIIYPKNNRTYIPARFVAESLGKAVVWDAETRSVLISDKESYSQIKDILDKSTKAMKDAKKFKFGMKNENKYLVNNSETEFNVGLIGEIDLENKALHAISSVKIFGMEFIDEFSLIDGCDYKYDEENGWSKEELSQSQLEEYNKFFEVFSKLVAFNEKDIEKMSAGLEIIKSDNTNEIVIKGDALAFEYMITIAKFLISGMRGIDELSYTDVRTNEVDMYGLYMELTLDKNKYYVKEIVMSMDCLAQEGFVREQSNFKVSVYFEDFNGDFDIIAP, via the coding sequence ATGAGGAAGCTGATTTTTTGTCTGACAGTTTTTTTGTTTTCGATTATCACATTTACATCAGTGTCTAGTGCCGCACAAAGTATTACTGAAACTCCTGATGTAAAAATTGTTATTGAAGGGAAGAATGTTATTTATAACGATGTTACAATAAATGTAGAGGGGAGAATAATGCTACCTCTGCGTGAAGTGCTTACAAACCTTGGAGTAAAGAATGATTATGAACACATTATTTGGGATAATGCAAAAAAGAGTGTTACAGTGAAAAAAGACGATAAAGTAATATATCTTGAAGCAGGCAATACAATTGCAACAGTTAATGGAGAAGAATTTACCGTTGATGTTCCACCTATTATTTATCCGAAAAACAACAGAACATACATTCCGGCAAGGTTTGTGGCAGAAAGTCTTGGAAAAGCAGTAGTGTGGGATGCTGAAACCCGCTCGGTTTTGATTTCAGACAAAGAAAGTTATAGCCAAATAAAAGACATACTTGATAAGTCAACGAAAGCTATGAAGGATGCTAAAAAGTTTAAATTCGGAATGAAAAATGAAAATAAATATTTGGTAAACAATTCTGAAACTGAATTTAACGTAGGTTTAATAGGGGAGATAGACCTGGAAAATAAGGCTCTTCATGCAATATCATCTGTAAAGATTTTCGGTATGGAATTTATTGATGAGTTTTCTTTAATTGACGGCTGTGATTATAAATACGATGAAGAAAACGGCTGGAGCAAAGAAGAATTGAGCCAAAGTCAATTGGAAGAATATAATAAATTTTTTGAAGTCTTCAGTAAACTAGTGGCCTTTAATGAAAAGGATATAGAAAAAATGTCTGCCGGTCTGGAAATTATAAAGAGCGATAATACTAATGAAATTGTTATTAAAGGAGATGCTCTGGCATTTGAATATATGATAACAATTGCTAAATTTTTAATTTCTGGTATGCGGGGAATAGATGAATTATCGTATACAGACGTCAGAACCAACGAAGTGGATATGTACGGTCTTTATATGGAATTGACCTTAGATAAAAACAAGTACTATGTGAAAGAGATTGTAATGAGCATGGATTGTTTGGCACAGGAAGGATTTGTTAGAGAACAGTCTAATTTTAAAGTTTCTGTTTATTTTGAAGATTTCAATGGGGATTTTGATATTATTGCACCGTAA
- a CDS encoding M24 family metallopeptidase, which translates to MRTKVPLEELESRMIRFRYKMDISDPQWEAAVIFSKINLYYFTGTMQDGMLIIPRDGDAVFWVRRNFERAVDESFFKNIRPMNSFADAQDTFGKGKIPSKVHMETEIVPLALYQRFLKYFPVEEVRPVDRYISSVRAVKSQYEISLMEKSGEIHRRVLEDRIPKILREGMSEAELATQLFAVLMEEGYHGITRFGMFDTEVMLGQIGFGESSIYPSYFNGPGGNLGLSIAVPIFGSRERKLKKGDLVFIDIGCGVEGYHTDKTMTYMFGKPLCEKAIDAHKRCVEIQNEIAMMLKPGEIPSNIYNSIMNKISDEFSANFMGYGQRKVKFLGHGIGLVVDELPVIAKGFDEPIEEGMAFAVEPKKGIENVGMVGIENTFLVTPNGGRSITGNNPGLIAVW; encoded by the coding sequence ATGAGAACAAAAGTACCTTTGGAAGAACTTGAATCAAGGATGATAAGGTTTAGGTATAAAATGGATATAAGCGATCCTCAATGGGAAGCAGCTGTAATTTTTAGTAAGATTAATCTTTACTATTTTACCGGAACCATGCAGGATGGAATGCTTATAATTCCAAGAGATGGTGATGCGGTTTTTTGGGTTCGGAGAAACTTTGAAAGGGCTGTGGATGAATCCTTTTTTAAAAATATCAGACCGATGAACAGTTTTGCTGATGCACAAGATACTTTCGGTAAAGGTAAAATACCATCAAAAGTGCATATGGAAACGGAAATTGTTCCGCTGGCTTTATATCAGAGATTTCTAAAATACTTTCCGGTTGAGGAAGTAAGACCGGTGGACAGATATATTTCTTCAGTAAGGGCTGTGAAAAGTCAGTATGAAATATCGCTGATGGAGAAATCGGGAGAGATACATCGAAGGGTTTTGGAGGATAGAATTCCGAAAATATTGCGAGAGGGAATGAGCGAGGCAGAACTTGCTACACAGTTGTTCGCAGTGCTTATGGAAGAAGGTTATCATGGAATAACCCGGTTTGGAATGTTTGATACTGAAGTGATGTTAGGACAAATAGGATTTGGAGAGAGTTCTATTTATCCTTCATATTTTAACGGGCCCGGAGGAAATTTGGGGCTAAGCATAGCAGTACCCATATTCGGCAGTCGGGAAAGAAAGCTTAAAAAAGGGGATTTGGTGTTTATTGACATAGGTTGTGGTGTGGAAGGATACCATACCGATAAAACAATGACCTATATGTTTGGAAAGCCCCTTTGCGAAAAGGCCATTGATGCCCACAAGCGATGTGTTGAAATACAGAATGAAATAGCTATGATGTTAAAGCCAGGTGAAATACCTTCAAACATATACAACAGCATAATGAATAAAATTAGCGACGAATTTTCAGCCAATTTTATGGGTTATGGTCAAAGGAAAGTAAAATTCTTAGGTCATGGAATAGGGCTTGTTGTAGATGAATTGCCTGTAATTGCAAAAGGGTTTGACGAACCTATAGAGGAAGGTATGGCCTTTGCAGTTGAGCCGAAAAAAGGAATAGAAAATGTAGGAATGGTAGGTATTGAAAACACTTTTTTGGTCACTCCCAATGGAGGCCGCTCTATTACCGGCAACAATCCCGGACTTATTGCTGTTTGGTAG
- a CDS encoding carboxypeptidase-like regulatory domain-containing protein, which yields MKSKNNLPDNTANKHKYPVNSQSYENDSLQYNSQDLDQEQKVDVNPVQLNTQNVNVYVDPPKTDYSGKITGITLRRKDNEVLQYVDIYLYFGHKCGLPVYETTSDCNGNFAIENIPPGYYIIHAQCGSNLKCESPYIKVLPGQSVHQTLVLSYEKSPSARSGNVSNFVYHNLCNPSLASKF from the coding sequence ATGAAGTCAAAGAATAATTTGCCTGATAATACAGCAAACAAACATAAATATCCCGTTAACAGTCAGAGTTATGAAAATGACAGTCTTCAGTACAATAGTCAAGACCTTGACCAGGAACAAAAAGTTGACGTAAATCCGGTACAATTAAACACCCAGAACGTAAATGTTTATGTCGACCCCCCAAAGACTGATTATTCGGGAAAAATTACAGGGATTACCTTACGGAGAAAAGATAATGAAGTTCTTCAATACGTAGATATATATCTATATTTCGGACATAAATGCGGTCTTCCCGTTTACGAAACAACTTCCGATTGCAACGGAAACTTTGCCATAGAAAACATTCCTCCGGGATATTACATTATACATGCCCAGTGCGGTTCCAACTTAAAATGCGAATCTCCTTACATTAAAGTTCTGCCCGGACAAAGTGTACATCAAACACTTGTCTTAAGCTATGAAAAATCTCCGTCAGCCCGTTCCGGGAATGTAAGTAATTTTGTGTATCATAATTTATGTAATCCTTCTTTAGCAAGTAAATTTTAG
- a CDS encoding IS256 family transposase, translating into MSTLTKEQIKQLVRENNFQSVSDINEYLKDIFKDIIQELLEAELEAKLGYAKDDVENKKTDNSRNGYTPKKIKSEFGEIDIQVPRDRKGEFQPKIIPKYQRNVSGIEEKVIALYARGMSTRDISQQIEELYGFSLSAEMVSKITDRIAPEIKEWQQRPLEPIYSFVFMDAIHYKVKDDGRIINRAAYVVLGVTIDGYKDILGIWIGDNESSKFWLGVLNDLKNRGVQDVLIFCVDGLTGLKEAINAAYPKSEVQRCIIHQLRNSFKYVPYKDLKAFSNDFKEVYHAINEEIALEKLYELKEKWGKEYPFAIRSWENNWDVISPFFKFPEEIRKIIYTTNIIEGLHRQFRKVTKTKTIFPTDSSLEKILYLASMNVVKKWTQRYKNWDRVLSQLVIQYPGRLEEYI; encoded by the coding sequence ATGTCAACGTTAACAAAAGAACAAATCAAACAATTAGTTCGGGAAAATAATTTCCAAAGTGTATCTGATATTAATGAATATCTTAAAGACATTTTTAAAGATATAATACAAGAACTTTTAGAAGCAGAACTTGAAGCAAAATTAGGATATGCTAAAGATGATGTAGAAAATAAAAAAACTGATAATAGTCGTAACGGTTATACGCCTAAAAAAATAAAAAGTGAGTTTGGAGAAATTGATATACAAGTACCAAGAGATCGTAAAGGCGAATTTCAACCTAAAATTATTCCTAAATATCAACGTAATGTTTCTGGAATTGAAGAAAAAGTTATAGCTTTATATGCAAGAGGAATGTCTACAAGGGATATCAGTCAACAAATTGAAGAACTTTATGGTTTTAGCCTATCAGCAGAGATGGTTAGTAAGATTACTGATAGAATTGCTCCAGAGATTAAGGAATGGCAACAAAGACCTCTTGAACCTATATACTCTTTTGTTTTTATGGATGCAATACACTATAAAGTTAAGGACGACGGAAGAATAATAAACAGGGCAGCTTATGTTGTTCTAGGTGTTACTATTGATGGATATAAGGATATTTTAGGGATCTGGATTGGTGACAATGAATCCTCAAAGTTTTGGCTTGGTGTACTGAATGACCTTAAAAATAGAGGAGTACAGGATGTTTTAATTTTTTGTGTTGATGGACTTACCGGACTTAAGGAAGCCATAAATGCTGCATATCCAAAATCTGAAGTGCAGCGTTGCATAATACATCAGCTGAGAAATTCTTTTAAGTATGTGCCATACAAAGACCTAAAAGCATTTAGTAATGATTTCAAAGAAGTATATCATGCTATTAATGAAGAAATAGCATTAGAAAAACTTTATGAACTTAAAGAAAAGTGGGGAAAGGAATATCCTTTTGCAATACGTAGTTGGGAAAATAACTGGGATGTTATAAGTCCATTTTTCAAATTTCCAGAAGAAATACGAAAAATAATTTATACTACAAATATAATTGAAGGACTACATCGTCAGTTTCGTAAGGTCACAAAAACAAAAACAATATTTCCAACAGACAGTTCACTAGAAAAGATTTTATATTTAGCATCAATGAATGTAGTAAAAAAATGGACACAACGTTACAAAAACTGGGATAGAGTACTTAGCCAATTGGTAATCCAATATCCAGGTAGGCTGGAAGAGTATATTTAA
- a CDS encoding tetratricopeptide repeat protein yields the protein MTDFKQEIKTYSPIDLDRLLKTNIDMPDNLKNSVLLYNKALDNIRIKSEDIAIIELKKAISLNPDFCEAINLLGLLYTTINENNLARNCFEKVLSIDPQDRKASEYLRLLDNDYKRPGNNIKVKHKEKSENKKSNVKNVKNKKKDNKKDSIFTELSYSISNILKMNAAKYLIGFLAGLLVFFAISTIAGSKESAKDVSNVIDNRRKNQSSIDYEEKYNQLAEENNALQKQLEDLQNQLEGLQKTAQNYTNLSQLLLIEKKVSGGDYVGAADMLVAFNAEGLNETEKEKYESLRKQAMEKAAQQMYNEGRDLYKKKQYGEALEKFNKVVAYVDEWKNSSATIYYIGVCHQELNDKDKALEAFNKVIERYPSSSFAKYAKSRVDSINSGT from the coding sequence ATGACTGATTTTAAACAGGAAATAAAGACCTATTCACCAATAGATCTTGACCGATTGCTGAAAACCAATATAGATATGCCCGATAACTTAAAGAATTCTGTTTTACTATATAACAAAGCATTAGACAACATACGCATAAAAAGTGAGGATATCGCAATAATTGAGCTTAAAAAAGCTATTTCACTCAATCCGGATTTTTGTGAGGCAATAAATTTGCTGGGATTATTATATACTACTATAAATGAGAATAATCTGGCAAGGAATTGCTTTGAAAAAGTTTTAAGCATTGATCCACAAGACAGGAAAGCATCGGAATATTTAAGATTACTGGATAATGATTATAAACGGCCCGGTAATAATATAAAGGTGAAACATAAAGAAAAGAGCGAAAACAAAAAGTCCAACGTTAAAAACGTTAAAAACAAGAAAAAGGATAACAAAAAAGATTCCATTTTTACCGAATTGTCATATTCCATTTCGAATATACTGAAAATGAATGCAGCAAAGTATTTGATTGGCTTTTTGGCCGGTTTGCTGGTGTTTTTTGCGATTAGTACGATTGCCGGCTCCAAAGAATCGGCAAAGGATGTTTCTAATGTTATTGATAATAGACGAAAAAATCAGAGCAGTATTGATTATGAAGAAAAATACAATCAACTGGCTGAGGAAAATAATGCTTTGCAAAAGCAATTGGAAGATTTGCAAAACCAATTGGAAGGTTTGCAAAAGACAGCACAAAACTATACAAATTTATCTCAGCTGTTGTTAATAGAAAAGAAAGTATCGGGAGGAGATTATGTTGGTGCTGCCGATATGTTGGTGGCGTTTAATGCAGAAGGACTTAATGAAACGGAAAAAGAAAAATATGAAAGCCTGAGAAAACAGGCAATGGAAAAAGCGGCTCAGCAGATGTATAATGAAGGAAGGGATTTGTACAAAAAGAAACAATATGGAGAAGCTCTTGAGAAATTTAACAAAGTGGTTGCCTATGTTGATGAATGGAAAAATTCAAGTGCAACAATATACTATATAGGTGTGTGTCACCAGGAATTAAACGACAAAGATAAAGCTTTAGAGGCTTTTAACAAAGTTATTGAACGGTATCCTTCCAGTTCATTTGCAAAGTATGCCAAAAGCAGAGTGGACAGTATAAATTCCGGAACGTAA
- a CDS encoding bifunctional folylpolyglutamate synthase/dihydrofolate synthase, producing MNYIEALNYIHGTVKFGIKLGLENIKTLLELMGNPQEKLKFVHVAGTNGKGSTVAFISNVLIEAGYKVGIYTSPCLERFNERIKVNNEEIDGDDLARITTFVKEHVDIMISKYNIYPTEFEIVTAIAFEYFYEMNCDIVVLEVGLGGRFDATNVINEALVSVITTISYDHMDRLGDTLEKIAFEKAGIIKNKGDVVLFPQGRDILEVIEKVCEEKNANLHIADFESIRIKQYSIDGQKFEYNGKSFEISLLGEHQVKNAVVALAALKILRDKGYKIPDDSIERGLVNARWPGRFEVLSKKPVFLIDGAHNKEGAENLAGVLKSYFPGKKIIFIIGALRDKDVESIIRPTVPLALEYITVAPDSSRALSPKEMSDFVLRYCKRVSVSDTIEGAIRTSLNRISSEDDVICAYGSLYYIGKIRSFFKH from the coding sequence ATGAATTACATTGAAGCATTAAATTATATTCACGGAACGGTGAAATTTGGAATAAAACTTGGCTTGGAAAATATAAAGACTCTGCTTGAGTTAATGGGGAATCCGCAGGAGAAGTTAAAATTTGTCCATGTTGCTGGAACTAACGGAAAAGGTTCAACGGTAGCATTTATCAGCAATGTACTCATTGAAGCAGGATATAAAGTGGGTATATATACATCACCGTGCCTTGAACGTTTTAATGAAAGGATTAAAGTGAACAATGAAGAGATAGATGGGGATGATCTCGCCCGAATAACTACTTTTGTCAAAGAACATGTGGATATTATGATTTCGAAGTATAACATTTATCCCACAGAGTTTGAAATAGTCACGGCAATTGCTTTTGAATATTTTTATGAGATGAATTGCGATATTGTTGTACTGGAAGTTGGCCTTGGCGGAAGGTTTGATGCTACAAATGTTATTAATGAGGCTTTAGTTTCTGTTATTACTACCATAAGCTATGATCATATGGACAGACTTGGAGATACTCTTGAGAAGATTGCTTTTGAAAAGGCTGGAATTATTAAAAACAAGGGTGATGTAGTTCTTTTTCCGCAGGGAAGAGATATTTTGGAAGTAATTGAAAAGGTTTGCGAAGAAAAGAATGCAAACTTACATATTGCAGATTTTGAAAGTATCAGGATAAAGCAATATTCAATAGATGGTCAGAAATTTGAGTATAACGGAAAAAGCTTTGAAATATCGCTTTTAGGAGAACATCAGGTGAAAAATGCTGTTGTGGCTTTAGCTGCTCTTAAAATACTGAGAGACAAGGGGTATAAAATACCTGATGACAGCATTGAAAGAGGCCTGGTAAATGCAAGATGGCCCGGAAGGTTTGAAGTTTTGAGTAAAAAGCCTGTTTTTTTGATTGATGGCGCTCATAACAAGGAAGGTGCTGAGAACCTGGCAGGGGTTTTGAAATCATATTTTCCGGGGAAGAAGATTATATTTATTATTGGTGCATTAAGAGATAAGGATGTCGAATCCATTATCAGGCCAACTGTGCCTTTGGCTTTAGAGTATATAACAGTTGCACCGGACAGCAGCAGGGCATTATCTCCAAAGGAAATGTCGGATTTTGTTTTGAGGTATTGTAAAAGGGTCTCGGTTAGTGATACAATTGAAGGGGCAATAAGAACAAGTTTGAATCGGATTTCTTCCGAAGATGATGTAATTTGTGCGTATGGCTCACTTTATTATATAGGTAAAATTAGAAGCTTTTTTAAGCACTAG
- the secA gene encoding preprotein translocase subunit SecA, which produces MKKLIEKIIGTYSDRELKRIMPIVDKIESLEEEMKALSDAELKNKTQEFKKRLADGETLDDILPEAFAVMREASWRVLGMKHFRVQLIGGIVLHQGRIAEMKTGEGKTLVATLPVYLNALEGKGVHVVTVNDYLAKRDSEWMGKVYNFLGLSVGLIVHGLTNAERRHAYSCDITYGTNNEFGFDYLRDNMVIYKEDMVQRDLHYAIVDEVDSILIDEARTPLIISGQGDKSTELYKIADSFVRRLKVKVFTELDDKEDNDDIDADYIVDEKAHTATLTAQGIKKAEAFFGIENLSDSENLTISHHINQALRAHGLMKADRDYVVKDGEIIIVDEFTGRLMYGRRYSDGLHQAIEAKEGVKVERESKTLATITFQNYFRMYKKLAGMTGTALTEEQEFRDIYKLDVIVIPTNKPVARVDLNDVVYKNEMGKFNAVVNDVVERHQKGQPVLIGTISIEKSELLSSMLKKRGIPHQVLNAKYHEKEAEIIAQAGKLGAVTIATNMAGRGTDIMLGGNPEYLAKQEMRKKGYSDELINQATGFNDTDDQEILAARAVFRELYDKFKEITNAEREKVVEAGGLHIIGTERHESRRIDNQLRGRAGRQGDPGSSRFYISLEDDLMRLFGSDRLMGIVERLRLEDDQPIEATMLTNQIENAQRKVEGRNFSIRKNVLQYDDVMNKQREVIYGQRRKVLDGENLKDSFLKMFETIADIIVNLYCSENPHPDYWDWESIRSYAEGAYVPTGSLNFSKEEMENLTKESLREKILELITKRYEEKEEELGSELMRELERVVLLRIVDQKWMDHIDAMEQLKHGIHLRSYGQRDPVIEYKFEGFEMFEEMNRNIQFDAVKVILNTHINREQEAPKREKVAEPIEASHGDEVKKPVVKSQKEKVGRNDLCPCGSGKKYKKCCGANE; this is translated from the coding sequence ATGAAAAAACTAATTGAAAAAATAATTGGAACTTACAGTGACAGAGAACTTAAAAGAATTATGCCTATTGTGGATAAAATAGAAAGCCTTGAAGAAGAAATGAAAGCATTGAGTGACGCGGAACTAAAGAACAAGACTCAAGAGTTTAAGAAGAGACTGGCAGACGGTGAGACACTGGACGATATTCTCCCGGAAGCTTTTGCCGTTATGAGGGAAGCTTCCTGGAGAGTTTTGGGAATGAAACATTTTAGGGTTCAGTTAATCGGAGGTATTGTTCTTCATCAGGGAAGAATAGCTGAAATGAAAACCGGGGAAGGAAAAACCCTTGTTGCAACTCTCCCTGTTTATTTAAATGCCTTAGAAGGTAAAGGAGTTCATGTAGTAACAGTAAACGACTATCTGGCAAAACGTGACAGTGAGTGGATGGGAAAAGTCTATAATTTCCTTGGTTTGTCTGTCGGTCTTATTGTTCATGGACTTACCAATGCAGAGAGACGACATGCTTATAGCTGTGATATTACCTACGGTACCAATAATGAATTCGGATTTGACTACCTTAGGGATAATATGGTTATTTACAAAGAGGATATGGTTCAGAGAGATCTCCATTATGCAATAGTGGACGAGGTGGATAGTATCCTTATAGACGAGGCAAGAACACCGCTTATAATATCAGGTCAAGGGGACAAATCTACCGAACTTTATAAGATTGCAGACTCTTTTGTTAGAAGACTGAAAGTAAAAGTATTTACCGAGCTGGATGACAAAGAGGATAACGATGATATAGATGCCGATTATATTGTAGATGAAAAGGCTCATACTGCCACATTGACAGCTCAGGGTATTAAAAAGGCAGAGGCATTTTTCGGAATCGAAAATCTTTCCGATTCAGAGAACCTCACAATTTCCCATCACATAAACCAGGCTCTGAGGGCTCATGGCCTTATGAAAGCCGACAGGGATTATGTTGTTAAAGATGGAGAAATTATAATCGTTGATGAATTTACCGGACGTTTGATGTACGGAAGACGTTACAGTGACGGACTGCACCAGGCAATAGAAGCTAAGGAAGGGGTTAAAGTTGAAAGGGAAAGCAAAACCTTAGCTACTATTACATTCCAGAATTACTTCAGAATGTATAAAAAACTGGCAGGTATGACCGGTACTGCTCTTACAGAAGAACAGGAGTTTAGGGATATCTATAAACTGGATGTTATTGTTATCCCTACAAATAAACCTGTTGCAAGAGTAGACCTTAATGATGTGGTATACAAAAATGAGATGGGCAAATTTAATGCTGTTGTTAATGATGTAGTTGAGCGTCATCAAAAAGGTCAGCCTGTTCTTATAGGAACAATATCCATTGAAAAATCGGAATTGCTGAGTTCTATGCTTAAAAAGAGGGGAATTCCGCATCAGGTTTTGAATGCCAAGTATCATGAAAAGGAAGCTGAAATTATTGCACAGGCAGGAAAATTAGGAGCAGTTACCATTGCAACCAACATGGCGGGTCGCGGTACCGACATAATGTTAGGCGGTAATCCGGAATATCTGGCCAAACAGGAAATGAGAAAGAAAGGATACAGTGACGAGCTGATAAATCAGGCTACCGGCTTTAATGATACCGATGATCAGGAGATACTGGCAGCAAGGGCAGTATTTAGAGAATTGTACGATAAGTTCAAGGAAATTACCAACGCTGAACGGGAAAAGGTTGTTGAAGCAGGCGGTCTTCATATAATCGGTACCGAAAGACACGAATCGAGACGTATAGATAACCAGCTGAGAGGTAGAGCGGGACGTCAAGGTGACCCAGGATCTTCAAGATTCTATATATCTTTGGAAGATGATTTGATGAGACTTTTCGGTTCCGATAGACTGATGGGAATTGTTGAAAGGTTGAGACTTGAGGATGACCAGCCTATTGAAGCAACGATGCTTACAAACCAAATTGAAAATGCCCAGAGAAAAGTTGAAGGCAGAAACTTTTCTATAAGAAAGAACGTATTGCAGTACGATGATGTAATGAATAAACAAAGGGAAGTAATATACGGTCAGAGAAGGAAAGTTTTGGACGGAGAGAATTTAAAAGACAGCTTCCTCAAGATGTTTGAAACTATTGCCGATATTATTGTGAATTTATACTGCAGTGAGAACCCACATCCCGATTACTGGGATTGGGAAAGCATAAGGTCTTATGCCGAAGGGGCTTATGTTCCGACAGGTTCATTGAATTTTTCAAAGGAAGAGATGGAAAACTTAACCAAAGAATCTCTGAGAGAAAAAATTCTCGAACTGATAACAAAGAGATATGAAGAAAAAGAGGAAGAATTGGGCTCAGAACTTATGAGAGAGCTTGAAAGAGTTGTACTCTTGAGGATAGTTGACCAGAAATGGATGGACCACATCGATGCCATGGAACAGCTTAAACATGGAATTCATTTAAGGTCTTACGGTCAGAGGGATCCTGTTATCGAGTACAAGTTTGAAGGTTTTGAGATGTTTGAGGAAATGAACAGAAATATTCAGTTCGATGCCGTCAAGGTTATTTTAAATACACATATAAATCGCGAGCAGGAAGCACCGAAACGTGAAAAAGTGGCTGAACCGATAGAAGCATCCCATGGGGATGAAGTTAAAAAGCCGGTTGTAAAGAGCCAGAAGGAAAAAGTGGGAAGAAATGACTTGTGTCCTTGCGGCAGCGGCAAGAAGTACAAAAAGTGTTGCGGTGCAAATGAATAA
- a CDS encoding DUF5317 domain-containing protein, with the protein MLKTRGDVLLYIVVILAALAIGTIVSLINGSWPDFSNIKFEKAWLLFPAVVLQIISSLTESRGYRFGTITTVMVNGAVFVFVFLVIWFNRKYAGLWLIGIGALLNALVMMFNGGRMPVDISSLSTKAYMADALELIMKGADNKHVAINSATKLPALADIYSVPGFLGLGMPLISIGDIIIAAGLFLLCLQFMLKSRKAKTVY; encoded by the coding sequence ATGCTTAAAACAAGGGGTGATGTTTTGCTCTATATTGTTGTGATTTTGGCAGCTCTTGCAATTGGAACGATTGTCAGCCTCATTAACGGAAGCTGGCCTGATTTTAGCAATATAAAGTTTGAAAAAGCATGGCTGCTGTTCCCGGCTGTGGTTTTGCAAATTATATCTTCTTTAACAGAGAGCAGAGGATATAGATTTGGAACAATTACTACGGTGATGGTCAATGGTGCTGTATTTGTTTTTGTGTTTTTGGTGATATGGTTTAACAGGAAATATGCAGGACTGTGGCTTATTGGAATAGGCGCTCTGCTTAATGCTTTGGTGATGATGTTTAACGGTGGCAGAATGCCGGTTGATATCAGCAGCTTAAGTACTAAAGCTTATATGGCCGATGCTTTGGAGTTGATAATGAAGGGGGCCGACAACAAACATGTAGCCATCAATTCGGCGACAAAGCTTCCGGCTTTGGCGGATATATACAGTGTTCCCGGGTTTCTCGGTTTGGGAATGCCTTTAATTAGTATTGGGGATATTATTATTGCAGCAGGTCTGTTTTTGTTATGTTTGCAGTTTATGTTGAAATCAAGAAAGGCAAAAACTGTGTATTGA
- a CDS encoding YerC/YecD family TrpR-related protein, translating into MNSKLKDDMTDKLFEAILLLENIEECYNFFEDICTIAEIKALAQRLEVASMLRKGKTYTEISEVTGASTATISRVNRALNYGADGYKMILDRLENKKGSR; encoded by the coding sequence ATGAATTCTAAACTGAAAGATGATATGACCGACAAGTTGTTTGAAGCGATATTGCTTCTTGAAAATATTGAAGAATGCTATAATTTTTTTGAAGATATTTGTACTATCGCCGAAATTAAGGCACTGGCGCAAAGGCTTGAAGTTGCAAGTATGCTGAGAAAGGGTAAGACTTATACCGAAATAAGCGAGGTTACAGGTGCAAGCACTGCTACAATAAGCAGGGTTAACAGGGCTTTAAATTATGGAGCTGACGGTTATAAAATGATATTGGACCGGTTGGAAAATAAAAAAGGTTCCCGATAA